Proteins encoded together in one Arvicanthis niloticus isolate mArvNil1 chromosome 7, mArvNil1.pat.X, whole genome shotgun sequence window:
- the Myl7 gene encoding myosin regulatory light chain 2, atrial isoform: protein MFEQAQIQEFKEAFSCIDQNRDGIICKSDLKETYSQLGRVSVPEEELDAMLQEGKGPINFTVFLSLFGEKLNGTDPEEAILSAFRMFDPNSQGVVNKEEFKQLLMTQADKFSPAEVEQLFALTPMDLAGNIDYKSLCYIITHGDEKEE, encoded by the exons ATGTTCGAACAAGCCCAGATTCAGGAATTCAAGGAA GCCTTTAGCTGCATTGACCAGAACAGAGATGGCATCATCTGCAAGTCAGACCTGAAGGAGACCTATTCCCAGCTCG GGAGGGTAAGTGTCCCAGAGGAGGAACTGGACGCCATGCTGCAAGAAGGGAAGGGCCCCATCAACTTCACGGTCTTCCTCTCACTCTTCGGGGAGAAACTCAATG GGACTGACCCTGAGGAAGCCATCCTGAGTGCCTTCCGAATGTTTGACCCCAACAGCCAGGGAGTGGTGAACAAGGAGGA GTTCAAGCAGCTTCTCATGACCCAGGCAGACAAGTTCTCTCCTGCTGAG GTGGAGCAGCTGTTTGCGCTGACACCCATGGACCTGGCAGGCAACATCGACTACAAGTCTCTGTGCTACATCATCACCCACGGGGATGAGAAAGAGGAGTAG